The following coding sequences lie in one Candidatus Aminicenantes bacterium genomic window:
- a CDS encoding S9 family peptidase, protein MKTTGGWRLLVALALVGAAVSQAAAQIPAKRPIALDDMARIRPVGDPQMSPDGQWIVYTVGATDAEKDKRDSDLWMISRDGLRQVRLTFGSEGESSPRWSPDGRFLSFLAARGTEEEKKKGAQIWLLDRTGGEAQKLTDIKGGVSEYAWSPDGKKLVLTVADVDPADEPEKLEGWKRQTAPPVVIDRYHFKQDREGYLKRLFTHLWLFDVASRQAEPLTTGPWEDGKPAWSPDGKRLAFVSARGADPDRSNDTNIYVVEAKPGAEVKVLTVFPGPDDGRPSWSPDGRWIAYLQGDEPKYSAYDQAKLAVVPSNGGSPRILTAALDRSVAGPLLWSEEGRSLTFLFDDDRATCVGRVPFDGGPVERLTSGRRTVSSLSQGPGAGLALLSGSASEIAEVHILEQGSLRKLTHHNDAFLAELQLGQTEDFTSKSKDGTVVNGLIVKPASFTIGRRYPTLLYIHGGPNGQDAYRFTFDAEYFAANGYVVLEMNYRGSSGRGSAFQKAIFGDWGRKEVMDLLGAVDQAVAAGIADPERLGLGGWSYGGILTDYTIASDPRFKAAVSGAGSALQLAMYGSDQYISQYEKEIGPPWKAREQWLRVSYPFFQADRIRTPTLFMGGEKDFNVPIIGSEQMYQALKSLGVETQLVVFPGQFHGLSTPSYQRDRLDRFRAWFDKYLKK, encoded by the coding sequence CGACCCCCAGATGTCTCCCGACGGACAATGGATCGTCTATACGGTCGGTGCCACGGATGCGGAGAAGGATAAGCGCGACAGCGATCTGTGGATGATCTCCCGGGACGGCCTTCGTCAAGTCCGCCTGACCTTCGGTTCCGAGGGGGAGAGCTCGCCCCGCTGGAGCCCGGACGGGCGATTCCTCTCCTTCTTGGCCGCGCGCGGCACCGAGGAGGAAAAGAAGAAGGGCGCCCAGATCTGGCTGCTCGATCGGACGGGCGGCGAAGCCCAGAAGCTGACCGATATCAAGGGCGGCGTCTCCGAGTACGCCTGGTCGCCGGACGGGAAGAAGCTCGTTCTGACGGTCGCCGACGTCGATCCGGCCGACGAACCCGAAAAGCTGGAAGGCTGGAAGCGCCAGACGGCTCCCCCGGTCGTCATCGACCGCTATCATTTCAAGCAGGACCGCGAGGGCTATCTGAAACGGCTCTTCACTCATCTCTGGCTGTTCGACGTGGCATCCCGCCAGGCGGAGCCTCTGACGACTGGGCCTTGGGAGGACGGCAAGCCGGCCTGGTCGCCGGACGGCAAGCGCCTGGCCTTCGTCAGCGCCCGCGGCGCCGACCCCGATCGCTCCAACGACACCAACATCTATGTCGTCGAGGCCAAGCCGGGCGCCGAGGTCAAAGTCCTGACCGTCTTCCCTGGCCCGGACGACGGCCGGCCCTCCTGGAGCCCCGACGGCCGCTGGATCGCCTATCTCCAGGGCGACGAGCCAAAATACTCGGCTTACGATCAGGCCAAGCTGGCGGTGGTGCCTTCGAATGGAGGCTCTCCCCGGATCCTGACGGCGGCCCTTGACCGAAGCGTCGCCGGCCCTCTGCTCTGGTCGGAGGAGGGGCGCTCTCTGACCTTTCTATTCGACGATGACCGCGCGACCTGCGTCGGCCGGGTTCCGTTCGATGGAGGTCCTGTTGAACGGCTCACGTCCGGCCGACGGACCGTCTCCAGCCTGAGCCAAGGCCCCGGTGCCGGATTGGCCTTGCTGTCGGGATCGGCGTCCGAGATCGCCGAGGTGCATATTCTGGAGCAGGGTTCCCTGCGCAAGCTGACCCATCACAACGACGCCTTTCTGGCCGAGCTGCAGCTGGGGCAGACCGAAGATTTCACTTCCAAGAGCAAGGACGGGACCGTAGTCAACGGCTTGATCGTCAAACCGGCCTCGTTCACGATCGGACGGCGGTACCCCACCCTCCTTTACATCCACGGCGGCCCCAACGGCCAGGATGCCTATCGATTCACCTTCGACGCCGAGTATTTTGCGGCCAACGGCTATGTCGTTCTGGAGATGAACTACCGCGGCAGCTCCGGCCGCGGCAGCGCCTTCCAGAAGGCCATCTTCGGCGACTGGGGCCGGAAAGAGGTCATGGACCTCCTGGGCGCGGTGGATCAGGCCGTCGCGGCCGGGATCGCCGATCCCGAGCGCCTCGGCCTCGGCGGCTGGAGCTACGGCGGCATCCTGACCGACTATACGATCGCCTCGGATCCGCGCTTCAAGGCCGCCGTCAGCGGCGCCGGCAGCGCCCTCCAGCTCGCCATGTACGGCAGCGACCAGTACATCTCGCAGTACGAGAAGGAGATCGGGCCGCCCTGGAAGGCGCGGGAGCAGTGGCTCCGGGTTTCCTACCCCTTCTTCCAGGCCGATCGCATACGCACGCCCACGCTTTTCATGGGCGGGGAGAAGGACTTCAACGTCCCGATTATCGGCTCGGAGCAGATGTACCAGGCCCTCAAGAGCCTGGGAGTCGAAACCCAGCTCGTCGTCTTCCCCGGCCAGTTCCACGGCCTCTCGACCCCCAGTTATCAGAGGGACCGGCTGGACCGTTTCCGGGCCTGGTTTGACAAGTATCTAAAGAAGTAA